A stretch of Scheffersomyces stipitis CBS 6054 chromosome 2, complete sequence DNA encodes these proteins:
- a CDS encoding predicted protein, whose translation MMKTLSLQSRAKTTALKQPKEIFAFARDIDGEFVYDQKIVKDENVSYYYLPDSKIDGSIDLQAGYAKFKKIPEEKNMSDMKCLLTALTKYEQEHNNGEKVNVDIITYRGLMTKLLALPYNLNDPVDLNVLAYDGQLFINSDEEIELARRKEEDEHKQQSMTPEKYDHMKRCEFSGYKFEAIATLPKPWADCSRQQIDKRGKKMVNNYEQYISVIKTGIGEAKMLLAGEVDCVWDYIPEDGKDVLSHYMELKTTRILESNGQVVNFEKKLFKTWAQCFLMGIRKVVYGFRDDSFFLRDVELYKTEEIPLLIKNNALTENKSGGKINCTTALKWYGAVIEWLLQEIPRDDTSKAYRVSFDPSTRTFTLRELMGNENSRLRNGEMLTSEFKQWRESIQK comes from the coding sequence ATGATGAAAACCTTATCGCTCCAGAGTAGGGCAAAAACGACTGCTCTCAAGCAGCCTAAAGAGATTTTTGCTTTTGCTCGAGACATAGACGGCGAATTCGTGTACGACCAGAAAATAGTCAAAGACGAAAACGTATCGTACTACTACTTGCCAGACTCCAAGATTGATGGAAGCATCGACTTGCAAGCTGGGTACgccaaattcaaaaaaatcccagaagagaagaacatgCTGGATATGAAGTGTTTGCTTACGGCACTCACGAAGTATGAGCAAGAACACAACAACGGCGAAAAAGTAAATGTAGATATCATCACATACCGAGGGTTAATGACTAAATTGCTTGCTTTACCatacaacttgaacgacCCTGTAGATCTCAATGTACTAGCCTATGATGGACAATTGTTTATCAACAGCGACGAGGAGATCGAATtggcaagaagaaaagaagaagacgagcACAAACAACAGAGTATGACTCCAGAAAAGTATGATCACATGAAGCGGTGTGAATTTAGCGGATACAAGTTTGAAGCCATAGCCACATTGCCCAAGCCCTGGGCCGACTGTAGTCGTCAACAAATCGATAAAAGAGGCAAGAAAATGGTGAACAACTACGAACAGTATATTTCAGTAATAAAGACTGGCATTGGTGAGGCCAAGATGCTTTTGGCAGGAGAAGTGGACTGTGTGTGGGACTATATTCCAGAAGACGGAAAAGATGTTCTTTCACATTatatggagttgaagacAACTAGAATATTGGAGTCGAACGGCCAGGTGGtcaactttgaaaagaagttgttcaagacgTGGGCCCAGTGTTTCTTGATGGGTATCCGTAAAGTGGTGTACGGATTCCGTGACGATTCGTTCTTCTTGCGCGACGTCGAGTTGTACAAGACGGAGGAGATCCCGTTGCtaatcaagaacaatgCGCTTACTGAGAACAAATCCGGGGGAAAGATCAACTGTACCACTGCCTTGAAATGGTATGGAGCAGTCATTGAATGGCTCTTGCAGGAGATTCCAAGAGACGATACTTCCAAGGCCTATCGAGTGAGTTTTGATCCAAGCACAAGAACTTTCACGTTAAGAGAGTTGATGGGTAATGAGAATAGTAGGTTGAGAAACGGCGAGATGTTGACCTCGGAATTCAAGCAATGGAGAGAAAGCATCCAAAAGTGA
- the MRP19 gene encoding mitochondrial 54S ribosomal protein YmL19 (go_component intracellular; ribosome~go_funtion structural constituent of ribosome~go_process protein biosynthesis) — MSAKGAMIKLIVGAGKAAPAPPVGPALGSKGVKAIDFCKEFNARTAHYTPGIPIPCVLTVKPDRSFTFEMKSPPTSWLLMEAAGISKGAGKPGHEAAGEVSLKHIYEIAKIKKTDERHKDVDLQAIVGAVLSTAEVIGVSVVP, encoded by the coding sequence ATGTCTGCTAAAGGTGCCATGATCAAGTTAATAGTAGGAGCAGGTAAAGCTGCTCCTGCACCTCCTGTTGGTCCAGCTTTGGGGTCGAAAGGTGTGAAAGCCATTGACTTCTGTAAGGAATTCAATGCAAGAACTGCCCACTACACTCCAGgtattccaattccttgtGTGCTCACTGTTAAGCCAGATAGATCGTTCACATTTGAGATGAAGTCTCCTCCTACATCCTGGTTGCTCATGGAAGCAGCTGGAATCTCCAAGGGAGCTGGAAAGCCGGGCCACGAAGCTGCCGGTGAGGTTTCGTTGAAACATATTTATGAAATCGCTAAGATTAAGAAAACCGACGAAAGGCACAAAGACGTCGATCTCCAGGCTATTGTAGGCGCCGTTCTTTCCACAGCAGAAGTCATCGGTGTATCTGTAGTTCCATAA
- the NPR1 gene encoding nitrogen permease reactivator protein (go_funtion protein kinase activity; ATP binding~go_process protein amino acid phosphorylation) codes for KQPISSLTKLLSESSSTTTSPSLSKSASEVSLDQKSSSGTITPGINGTLSDLSGISKSRPPSNNNDGSNASPLTISIKTNATNGVTNGSVVNGDSSTPKSTSVVNGFDPLPGATSNFTPISPKNNTRPYANSISSNYGNAVPSNITSTSSPRVIRNNSVSHSSFLASGGYGGESLSSSIPYSAPGGRANSTTAGVSSMGNTGSIHSNSSSSTLSTLGESVSSGAHIPNLPNGQPIQSIHIQSPQVSSSAIEPRFVISKQRVAQAQAAQAASLSSSQRSGSQSGLSYFFSNKTKPATKRESTSSTDLGSFYNNSYHDQVIASSPSSISSSESQASFTPQTRHNSMANLKRFFKKSNTPQATSPAVSNLSSSLRSAGVSPGVSIPSTSGISTPGSGYQPGSYGPSISTSSSNASYSQSPGGTGFTVGGGSISRSSSILQNKISYQERRQSVSTLINSQQQLPFSKRYGKFGESLGAGAGGAVKLVNRLSDKKVFAVKEFRAKYQNESKRDYAKKITGEYCIGSTLKHPNIIETVEICYENERIYQVMEYCDFDLFAIVMSNKMSREEINCCFKQILSGIHYLHSMGLAHRDLKLDNCVIDVRGIVKIIDFGSAVVFSYPFTKTLIESQGIVGSDPYLAPEVCVFNKYDPRPVDVWSAAIIYCCMMLKKFPWKVPKLSDSSFKLFASRGEMIPISEMLKKTPQDIQDKENSAEGLNLEDVAKEVGNIEKSEGKAHTSTETGAGRLLLALPEDCRPLIGRMVELAPACRISIEECFNDEWLNSVSMCTVEAAVLEDGSSSHEVVSCEDHEHTKVDQSKAHIAAFEKNKKK; via the exons AAACAGCCCATCTCGTCGCTCACCAAGCTCTTGCTGGAACTGTCTTCTACTACCACCCTGCCCAGTTTGCTGAAATCAGCTTCAGAAGTCTCACTTGAccagaagctgctgctgggTACTATCACGCCGGGAATAAACGGAACACTCTCGGATCTCTCTGGCATTTCGAAATCTCGTCCACCATCAAATAATAATGATGGCTCCAACGCTTCGCCGTTGACGATTTCCATCAAGACCAATGCAACTAACGGCGTAACCAACGGCTCTGTGGTAAACGGAGATTCTTCAACCCCAAAATCAACGTCAGTGGTTAATGGATTTGATCCTCTACCAGGAGCAACGTCTAATTTCACACCTATTTCGCCCAAAAATAACACCAGACCTTATGCCAACTCAATCTCCAGTAACTACGGCAATGCTGT ACCTTCCAACATTACGTCAACCTCCAGCCCCAGAGTCATTCGTAACAACTCTGTTTCTCACTCATCGTTTCTTGCTTCCGGCGGATACGGTGGAGAGAGTTTACTGTCGTCAATTCCGTACTCTGCTCCTGGCGGAAGAGCGAATAGCACTACCGCTGGAGTTCTGTCAATGGGAAATACTGGATCAATCCACAGCAATTCTCTGAGTCTGACGCTATCGACGTTGGGGGAGCTGGTTTCGTCTGGAGCTCACATTCCGAATTTGCCGAACGGCCAGCCAATTCAGTCGATTCACATCCAGTCTCCACAAGTTAGTCTGCTGGCGATTGAGCCTCGATTCGTTATCTCTAAACAGAGGGTTGCACAGGCTCAGGCTGCTCAGGCAGCTTCTTTGAGTTCTTCGCAAAGATCCGGCTCTCAGTCTGGTCTTTCCTACTTTTTCTCTAACAAGACCAAACCGGCCACGAAACGAGAATCAACGTCTTCCACTGATTTGGGCTCGTTCTACAACAACTCGTACCACGACCAAGTCATTGCCAGCTCGCCATCctcaatttcttctctggagTCACAGGCTTCATTCACCCCTCAAACCAGACACAATTCTATGGCCAACTTAAAGaggttcttcaagaagtccaaTACACCTCAAGCTACTTCTCCAGCcgtttccaacttgtccaGCTCGTTAAGATCCGCCGGAGTTTCACCTGGAGTGTCTATTCCCTCTACCTCCGGTATCAGCACACCCGGTAGTGGATACCAGCCCGGATCTTATGGGCCCTCTATCTCGACGTCGTCTTCTAACGCTTCGTACTCGCAGTCTCCCGGTGGTACTGGATTCACTGTGGGTGGTGGTTCTATCAGCAGATCGTCTTCTATTCTTCAGAACAAGATCTCCTACCAAGAGAGAAGACAGTCTGTTCTGACGTTGATCAattctcaacaacagcttCCTTTCTCTAAGAGGTATGGAAAGTTTGGTGAGTCACTTGGTGCCGGAGCTGGTGGAGCAGTCAAGTTGGTCAACCGGTTATCAGATAAGAAGGTGTTTGCTGTTAAAGAGTTCCGTGCCAAGTATCAGAATGAATCAAAACGTGACTATGCAAAGAAGATCACTGGTGAATATTGTATTGGTTCCACTTTGAAACATCCAAACATCATCGAAACTGTAGAAATCTGTTATGAAAATGAGCGTATCTATCAAGTCATGGAGTACTGTGACTTTGACTTGTTTGCTATCGTAATGTCTAACAAGATGTCACgtgaagaaatcaactgTTGCTTCAAGCAGATCTTGTCCGGGATCCACTATTTGCATTCGATGGGATTGGCGCATCGAGATTTGAAATTGGACAACTGTGTCATCGACGTCAGAGGGATTGTTAAAATCATCGATTTCGGTTCAGCTGTTGTTTTCTCATATCCATTTACCAAGACTCTTATTGAGTCCCAAGGCATTGTAGGTTCAGATCCATACTTGGCTCCCGAGGTGTGtgtattcaacaaatatgATCCCAGACCTGTAGATGTGTGGTCTGCTGCCATCATCTACTGCTGtatgatgttgaagaagttcccATGGAAAGTGCCCAAGTTGTCCGATAGTAGTTTCAAGTTGTTTGCCTCACGTGGAGAGATGATTCCCATCAGCgaaatgttgaagaaaacaCCTCAGGACATCCAGGACAAGGAGAACTCTGCCGAAGGACTCAATCTTGAAGACGTagccaaagaagttggGAACATTGAGAAGAGCGAAGGCAAAGCTCATACCTCCACTGAAACTGGAGCTGGTAGATTGCTTCTTGCTTTGCCTGAAGACTGCCGTCCCTTGATTGGCAGAATGGTGGAGTTGGCGCCTGCATGTCGTATTTCTATCGAGGAGTGTTTCAATGACGAGTGGTTGAACTCAGTCAGCATGTGTACAGTGGAAGCAGCTGTCCTTGAAGATGGAAGTAGCTCTCATGAAGTCGTCAGTTGCGAGGACCACGAACACACCAAAGTGGACCAATCCAAGGCACACATAGCTGCgtttgaaaagaacaagaagaagtag
- a CDS encoding predicted protein codes for MATIEYKSPFKHPWWSAFAGVGPTIKCKDEWLIIEISNKIRQKPNWKSKYKDPTISAKWKQEVKDFFIDKTKLIDEVIEYVFLELEWYEKTERDFPGFKDRAYSIGIDDKIVLTDGAIDPQIKSNFKEDVKELVESFGSNLDYHPKSDNKVIDLVHPSLFPLQYGVTPVYTSDKQNQVEIVEYKEEIQKFKKAIEYYGYSEKFQWLPSLLSFNKESNNFEFVSYINNLHPAKHAKLYSSIQAIFNSVLPGLNYTLSRSASKEHIRISIPSFIDAYVDEYKEKEASLWNADNMDEAEQEEKWEDLRKNRVNYLKTFTPIYENDPVIDKEIDVARDFENLKVIVKLANIELTPEKPTYEGGSWHVEGTINEDIVATILYYYDTENISESRLKFRTGFEDPEYEQNDDDYAREIFGVEDGDDMVRDLGYVISQEDRVLIFPNTFQHRVDSFELVDKTKKGHRKILCLFVVDPYNDLVVTTKQVPPQQEDWWNDSELLSKDYPEAAKEGKIGPLVSMLIPDSIKKQILDLKKGSDWPQTLADAIKVREALMEERSAATKSSLEDDMGAWGRPFSLCEH; via the coding sequence ATGGCTACGATTGAATACAAATCTCCGTTTAAACACCCGTGGTGGTCTGCTTTCGCAGGTGTAGGACCCACCATCAAGTGCAAAGACGAATGGTTGATTATTGAGATCTCCAACAAAATTCGTCAGAAACCCAACTGGAAGTCAAAGTACAAAGATCCTACGATCTCAGCTAAGTGGAAGCAAGAAGTGAAggatttcttcatcgacAAGACTAAACTCATTGACGAAGTAATTGAGTACGtctttcttgaattggAGTGGTACGAGAAGACAGAGCGCGATTTCCCCGGATTTAAGGATAGGGCCTATTCGATTGGAATTGATGATAAGATTGTCTTGACGGATGGGGCCATTGATCCCCAAATCAAGAGcaacttcaaagaagacGTAAAGGAATTGGTAGAATCATTCGGCAGCAATTTGGATTACCATCCAAAGTCAGATAATAAGGTCATAGATTTGGTTCATCCTTCCTTATTCCCCTTGCAGTATGGCGTTACTCCAGTTTACACTTCCGACAAGCAGAATCAAGTCGAAATAGTAGAATACAAGGAGGAAATtcaaaagttcaagaaagcGATTGAGTACTATGGCTACTCTGAGAAGTTCCAATGGCTTCCTTCACTATTATCATTTAACAAAGAACTGAACAACTTTGAATTTGTGTCTTACATTAATAACTTGCACCCGGCAAAGCATGCCAAGTTATATAGCTCGATTCAGGCAATTTTCAACTCAGTTTTACCTGGCTTGAACTATACCTTGTCTAGGTCTGCTTCCAAGGAACATATTAGAATTAGTATTCCTTCTTTCATCGATGCCTATGTGGATGAGTACAAAGAGAAGGAAGCTTCCCTTTGGAATGCGGATAATATGGATGAAGCtgagcaagaagaaaagtggGAGGACCTTCGGAAAAATAGGGTAAATTACTTAAAGACATTCACACCTATCTATGAGAATGACCCTGTTATAGACAAAGAAATCGATGTTGCTAGAGATTTCGAGAATTTAAAGGTTATTgtcaagttggccaacATTGAATTGACTCCAGAGAAGCCAACTTATGAAGGAGGATCGTGGCATGTAGAAGGAACAATTAATGAAGACATTGTTGCTACCATTTTGTATTATTACGATACAGAAAACATCAGTGAATCCAGGTTGAAGTTTAGAACTGGCTTTGAAGACCCAGAGTACGAGCAAAACGATGATGACTATGCAAGAGAGATATTTGGTGTCGAAGACGGGGATGACATGGTTAGGGATCTTGGATATGTGatttctcaagaagataGGGTGCTTATTTTTCCCAATACATTCCAACACCGGGTTGATTCGTTTGAATTGGTCGACAAGACGAAGAAAGGTCACCGTAAGATTCTTTGCTTATTTGTAGTTGATCCTTATAATGATTTGGTAGTTACTACCAAACAGGTTCCTCCGCAGCAGGAGGATTGGTGGAATGATTCTGAGCTCCTTAGCAAGGACTACCCTGAAGCAGCTAAGGAAGGGAAGATTGGACCTCTTGTTTCCATGCTAATTCCAGATAGTATCAAAAAACAAATCCTAGATTTGAAAAAAGGAAGCGACTGGCCCCAGACACTAGCTGATGCAATTAAAGTGAGAGAAGCCTTAATGGAAGAGAGATCGGCTGCTACTAAATCGAGTCTAGAAGATGATATGGGAGCATGGGGCAGACCGTTTTCCCTCTGTGAACATTAA
- a CDS encoding predicted protein (go_funtion oxidoreductase activity~go_process metabolism), giving the protein MPIDIISTVLYDGTDSIPGWEYLKTYVPVALTFGAIKYYFSGASNTWERDLHGKVYILTGATTGMGAQVAYELATRGAQLVLLVRSTEDIWVVDYVEDLRNKTNNVLIYAEECDLDSLYSVRKFATKWLDNQPPRRLDGVVCCAAESLPRGKPRQVTVDGVEQQMGVNYLANFHLLTLLGPSLRVQPPDRDVRVVLATCSSQALGEVDIDDLLWESKRYPSSQPWKIYGSSKLLLGMFAKEYQRRLMAYERNDKAPCNIRINLVNPGIMRTASTRRFLSMGTVLGLLLYLIMYPIWYLFLKSARSGAQNVFFALFAPIFPKLEGGNFVQECKINPKVRQELTDADLQKEVFDKTEEIIVRLEKQSAIERKKHKMAEDAKKPLAEKLREKNEEFERKSNIAEKPKTTDELSLKLNRLRQQISIGAIPNGELPLFPESTTNQQATATGKSSSSGANSRKSKSRKA; this is encoded by the coding sequence ATGCCTATAGATATCATTCTGACCGTTCTTTATGACGGGACCGACTCCATACCCGGATGGGAGTATCTCAAGACGTATGTGCCTGTTGCCCTTACATTCGGAGCAATCAAGTACTACTTTTCAGGTGCCAGCAATACATGGGAGCGAGATTTACATGGAAAAGTTTACATTTTAACTGGTGCAACTACAGGGATGGGAGCGCAAGTTGCCTATGAATTGGCTACACGGGGAGCGCAACTTGTTTTGTTGGTGAGAAGCACCGAAGACATCTGGGTGGTTGATTATGTGGAAGATTTACGAAACAAGACCAACAATGTGTTGATCTATGCTGAGGAGTGTGATCTCGATTCATTGTATTCGGTGCGGAAGTTCGCCACCAAATGGTTGGACAACCAGCCTCCTAGAAGATTAGATGGGGTAGTGTGCTGTGCTGCGGAATCGCTTCCCAGAGGTAAGCCTAGACAAGTCACAGTAGATGGAGTAGAGCAACAGATGGGAGTCAATTATTTAGCAAACTTCCATCTTCTCACACTTTTGGGTCCTTCTTTGAGAGTTCAGCCTCCTGACAGAGATGTGCGTGTGGTATTGGCCACATGCTCATCTCAGGCTTTAGGAGAGGTAGATATAGACGATCTTTTGTGGGAGTCTAAGAGATACCCTTCTTCGCAGCCTTGGAAGATTTACGGCAGTTCCAAGCTCTTGCTCGGAATGTTTGCCAAAGAGTACCAACGTAGACTCATGGCTTACGAAAGAAACGACAAGGCTCCATGTAATATCCggatcaacttggtcaaccCTGGTATCATGAGAACAGCTTCAACACGAAGATTTCTTTCTATGGGAACCGTCTTGGGTTTGCTTTTGTATTTGATCATGTATCCCATCTGGTAtttattcttgaagagtGCTAGACTGGGTGCCCAGAACGTGTTCTTTGCcctttttgcacccatttttCCCAAGTTGGAGGGAGGCAATTTTGTACAAGAATGCAAGATTAACCCAAAGGTCAGACAAGAGTTGACAGACGCCGATCTCCAGAAAGAAGTATTTGACAAGACAGAGGAGATCATTGTCAGGTTAGAGAAGCAGTCAGCcattgaaagaaagaagcacAAGATGGCAGAAGACGCAAAGAAGCCTTTGGCGGAAAAATTAAGGGAGAAAAACGAAGAGTTTGAGCGTAAAAGTAATATTGCCGAAAAGCCCAAGACTACTGATGAGTTGAGCTTAAAGTTGAACAGACTCAGACAACAAATAAGCATAGGGGCCATTCCTAATGGTGAGCTTCCGCTTTTCCCAGAGTCAACTACAAACCAACAGGCCACCGCTACAGGCAAGAGCAGTTCTTCTGGAGCCAATAGTAGAAAATCCAAGTCCAGAAAGGCTTAG
- a CDS encoding predicted protein, with protein MDESVFYIAEGDPNDKHSQESFALATSIHNSQQHASFRQADAPKNGAILSGSGQGERLIVAAPNKALLNVYSWGKESPDQRIPLPEALTCLALVEHPNTRLFSEFHRNSEFKLPSYRVPWLLAGGSKSGKIYVWELSSGSLLCVKEAHYQNVTVVKFSKCGTFLVAGSDDARCTVWKTLDLIAVFDGDNDESSRNFKPYLAITDNTLAVTDLVLNEPGVINDLKLYTVSRDNTLRIYDIITKQLLTTFILSEAIESVVADPAGRAVYVGLSNGLIRTIPLYNINPNTSVLESIGGNQKIITVESDPNLKFTFLHHQQRISADANKTSILHKNLNNKKNDTENANKPIHVTKLAISLDGTNLISGDSLGRVYVSDIVTRQVVKTFTPCNSPISQIQVSSAPFEALNVSSNSKVDKKHRLIPQLKRVLTGRDATEHQLNLEIPSESRDESDENFAVWLSRKTQEDLEFKNLSGVNSSVKKVANITSDSESKKELEDKLAKLSSAYTQLRSKHEELLKEHSKVLNNKA; from the coding sequence ATGGACGAGTCAGTGTTCTACATTGCGGAAGGTGATCCTAACGACAAACATTCGCAAGAATCGTTTGCTTTGGCCACTTCCATACATAATTCGCAACAACATGCTTCATTTAGACAAGCAGACGCTCCTAAAAATGGTGCAATTTTGAGTGGATCTGGCCAGGGTGAAAGACTCATTGTAGCTGCACCCAACAAGGCTCTTCTCAATGTTTATTCATGGGGAAAAGAGAGCCCCGACCAGAGGATCCCTTTGCCCGAAGCCTTGACATGCTTAGCATTGGTAGAACACCCTAATACCCGACTTTTCAGTGAGTTCCATAGAAATTCCGAGTTCAAGTTACCCAGCTATCGTGTTCCTTGGTTATTGGCTGGAGGCTCCAAGTCCGGTAAGATTTACGTGTGGGAACTTTCGTCGGGAAGTTTGTTGTGTGTGAAAGAAGCTCATTATCAAAATGTAACCGTAGTTAAGTTTTCTAAGTGTGGAACCTTTTTGGTAGCAGGATCTGACGATGCCAGATGTACCGTGTGGAAAACGCTTGATTTGATTGCAGTTTTTGATGGAGACAATGACGAATCGTCGCGAAACTTCAAACCATACCTCGCGATTACCGATAATACACTTGCTGTCACTGATTTGGTATTGAATGAGCCAGGTGtgatcaacgacttgaaattgtacaCTGTCTCTCGTGACAATACTCTTCGTATCTACGACATTATAACCAAACAGTTGTTGACTACATTCATCTTGTCTGAAGCCATTGAAAGTGTAGTTGCGGACCCTGCTGGTAGAGCTGTCTATGTTGGTTTATCCAACGGTCTAATCAGAACCATTCCTCTCTATAATATCAACCCAAATACGTCTGTGTTGGAAAGCATTGGAGGAAACCAGAAGATCATCACAGTAGAAAGTGACcccaacttgaaatttACCTtcctccaccaccaacagCGTATCAGTGCTGATGCAAACAAGACCTCTATTTTAcacaagaatttgaataatAAGAAGAACGATACCGAAAACGCCAACAAGCCTATACATGTCACAAAGTTGGCCATTTCCCTCGATGGAACCAACTTGATTTCGGGAGATTCCTTGGGCAGAGTATATGTTTCTGACATAGTCACCAGACAAGTCGTTAAGACATTCACTCCTTGCAACTCGCCTATCTCACAAATTCAAGTTTCGTCTGCACCATTTGAAGCACTCAATGTTTCCAGTAATAGCAAAGTCGACAAAAAGCACAGACTTATTCCGCAGTTGAAGAGAGTGTTAACTGGACGTGATGCTACCGAGCACCAATTGAACTTAGAAATACCGAGTGAAAGTCGTGATGAAAGTGACGAAAACTTCGCTGTATGGCTTCTGCGTAAAACCCAGGAAGACCTTGAGTTTAAGAACTTGTCAGGAGTTAACTCTTCTGTTAAAAAGGTCGCAAACATCACTAGTGATTCTGAGTCCAAAAAGGAATTAGAAGATAAGTTGGCTAAATTGTCGCTGGCTTATACCCAGTTGAGATCCAAACACGAGGAATTACTCAAAGAGCATTCGAAGGTGCTCAACAATAAGGCATAG
- the MAL6 gene encoding alpha-glucosidase maltase (alpha-D-glucosidase (maltase) (alpha-amylase) (MAL2) (MALT)~go_funtion alpha-amylase activity~go_process carbohydrate metabolism), which yields MTIARNWWKNATVYQIWPASYKDSNGDGFGDIPGIISTLDYLKDLGVDVIWCSPMYDSPQDDMGYDISDYEKVYPKYGTNEDMQALIDETHKRGMKLVLDLVINHTSSEHAWFKESRSSKTNPKRDWYIWKPPKFDADGKRHPPNNWSSYFSGSAWEYDELTEEYYLRLFARTQPDLNWENDETRKAVYDSAMKFWLDKGIDGFRIDTAGLYSKDQRFPDCPIVYPDEEFQPSQKYSSNGPRIHEFHKEMYANVTSNYDAMTVGEVGHCSREDALKYVSAKEQEMNMIFLFNAINVGYDKADRYRYKGWTLTDFKKAIQKDSSFIEGTDAWSTVFIENHDIARSVTRFGSPKHTSKSAKLISLLESTLTGTLFIYQGQEIAMENLPRSWSIEEYKDINTVNYYKQFKEKYGNDPDFKEKEEKLMDIINLVSRDHARSPVQWDSSPHGGFTTGTPWTRVNDNYKAINVASQIDDPNSVLNFWKKSIQIRKQYQDLLIFGSFKILDFDNETVFTYVKEDENAASPKAYVVLNFSNDSVKFEKLIDGEFELVHSTTDDIDESTLSPYEGRLYIVD from the coding sequence ATGACAATTGCTCGCAACTGGTGGAAAAATGCCACTGTATACCAAATCTGGCCAGCTTCGTACAAGGACTCCAATGGAGACGGTTTTGGTGATATCCCAGGTATCATATCAACATTGGACTACCTCAAGGATTTAGGAGTGGATGTGATTTGGTGTAGTCCCATGTACGACTCGCCGCAGGATGACATGGGGTATGACATTAGCGACTACGAAAAGGTTTACCCGAAGTATGGAACTAACGAAGATATGCAGGCACTTATAGACGAAACGCATAAGCGGGGCATGAAATTGGTGTTGGATTTGGTTATCAACCATACTTCTAGCGAGCATGCCTGGTTCAAGGAATCCAGATCCTCGAAGACCAACCCAAAAAGAGATTGGTATATTTGGAAGCCTCCTAAATTTGATGCAGATGGTAAGAGACATCCTCCTAATAACTGGAGTTCGTATTTTTCTGGCTCAGCTTGGGAATACGACGAACTTACTGAAGAGTACTACTTAAGACTCTTTGCCAGAACTCAACCTGATTTGAACTGGGAAAACGACGAAACCAGAAAGGCAGTCTATGACTCTGCTATGAAGTTTTGGCTCGACAAGGGTATTGATGGCTTTAGAATTGATACAGCTGGATTGTATTCAAAGGATCAACGCTTCCCGGATTGTCCCATTGTATACccagatgaagaatttcaGCCAAGTCAAAAGTATAGTCTGAATGGGCCCCGGATTCATGAATTCCACAAGGAAATGTACGCCAATGTAACTAGCAACTATGATGCCATGAcagttggagaagttggcCATTGTTCACGAGAAGATGCCTTGAAGTATGTCAGTGCCAaggaacaagaaatgaatATGATATTCCTCTTCAATGCTATTAATGTCGGTTACGATAAAGCTGATCGTTACAGGTACAAGGGCTGGACCTTGActgacttcaagaaggcCATTCAAAAGGACTCTTCTTTCATCGAAGGCACTGATGCGTGGTCGACTGTCTTCATTGAAAACCATGACATTGCTAGATCGGTTACTAGATTTGGCAGTCCCAAGCACACATCAAAGTCTGCTAAgttgatttccttgttggAGTCCACTTTAACAGGTACCCTCTTCATATACCAGGGCCAGGAAATTGCCATGGAAAATTTACCAAGATCTTGGTCTATCGAAGAATACAAGGATATCAACACTGTCAACTACTACAAGCAGTTCAAGGAGAAGTATGGTAATGACCCAGACTTCAAggagaaggaagagaagttgatggacATCATCAACCTTGTTTCCAGAGACCATGCAAGATCTCCGGTTCAATGGGATTCTTCTCCCCATGGCGGTTTCACTACAGGTACTCCGTGGACAAGAGTAAATGATAATTACAAAGCCATTAATGTTGCTAGCCAGATTGATGACCCTAACTCGGTATTgaacttctggaagaagtcTATTCAAATAAGAAAGCAATATCAAGACTTGCTTATTTTCGGCTCATTCAAAATCTTAGATTTTGACAACGAGACCGTCTTCACATATGTTaaggaagatgaaaatgCTGCTTCTCCTAAGGCATATGTAGTATTGAACTTCTCTAACGATTCCGTGAAgtttgagaagttgatcgaTGGCgaatttgaacttgttcacAGCACCACTGACGACATTGACGAACTGACATTGTCTCCATATGAAGGTCGTCTATATATTGTTGATTAG